The DNA segment GTACAAGTGGTATTTGGACTTACGCCGTTATGGTTCTGTTCCACATTCAGGCTTTGGCTTAGGGTTAGAAAGAACCGTGGCTTGGGTATGTGGCTTAGAGCATGTACGTGAAACGATTCCATTCCCACGTCTGTTAAACCGTTTATATCCGTAAGAAAACCCAGTAGTAAGAGATTACTAAACAACTCTATAGTGAGTTTTATTAAAACCCCGATCTTCGGGGTTTTTTCACTTCTTTACAGTATAAAATAAGCCAAGTGTTCTCGGAAATACTGCAAGCAAAATCATGATATAATTACTTTTGAGGTGGAAAACAGATGGACCGAAAGATGATGATAAATTGGATTAACGAAGGCACGGTATCAATACCTAGCAGACTTATTCAAGATTATAAAAAGCTTAAACTAACTGAAAGTGAAGTTATGTTGCTCATTCATGTGTACTCGTTTCTGCAACAAGGAACTAGTTTTCCAACACCGGAAATTCTAGCTAATAGAATGAGCCACTCTGAAGCAGATTCAATGCAAATGCTGCAAAGCCTTATGAAAAGGGGATTCTTAGAACTACAGGAAACCAAAGATGAGAACAATAGTATATCTGAGGCATTCTCCTTAGCGCCTTTATGGGACAAGCTGATCATGTTATCGTATGAGCAAAAAGAAGAAAAGCAAGTGGCAGCAAAGGCCGATGATGAACGAACATTGTATCATTTATTCGAGGGTGAGTTTGGACGTCCATTGTCACCGATGGAGTGTGAACTTATCAACATTTGGTTGGACCAAGAAAGCTATAATCCAAATCTTATTAAAGCAGCATTAATGGAGAGTGTTGTTTCCGGAAAACGAAATCTTCGCTATATTGATCGAATTTTAATTGAATGGAACAAAAATGGTGTTAAAACAGTCAAAGAAGCCAAAGAATACGGTGAAAAATTCCGTAATCATCAATACAAGTCAACAACCCCAACACAAGCAGAACCCAAGAAGAAATTTCCTTCGTATAATTGGCTAAAGGACTAGTGTAGAGTGTAGAGTGTAGAGTGTAGAGTGTAGAGTGTAGAGTGTAGAGTGTAGAGTGTAGAGTGTAGAGTGTAGAGTGTAGAGTGTAGAGTGTAGAGTGTAGAGATTGATCAACGCTTCGCAATGTATTTAAAAAGACATGCGTAGGTCAGATGTAATGCAATTTATTGATCAAAATGCGTGAGCTATTTAAAAATATAGAAAGTAAAACTTATTATTTCAGTTGGTGGGAATGAATTTATTCCCACTGCGAAGCAGTCTCAGACATGGGAAAAGTGACGTAGGGAAGTTCACTTCCTTATAAGTCACTTTTCCCATGTCTGAGACCAAACTGAAATTGAAAAAAACTTCCTAGGAGGTGTTTTTATGCTTACCAAAAAGAAAATTGAAGAAGAAGTATTAGTGCAAATGGAGAAAATGTTTCCTGAGGCCCATTGTGAACTGAACCATGAAAATCCGTTTGAGCTAACAATTGCTGTATTGTTATCCGCACAATGTACAGATGTTTTAGTTAACAAAGTAACAAAAGATCTGTTTCAGAAATATAAAACGCCTGAAGACTATTTAGCGGTTCCACTTGAAGAACTTGAAAATGATATCAGAAGAATTGGTTTGTATCGTAATAAAGCCAAGAATATTAAAAAATTATCTCAGGCCCTTATCGAAGAATACGGTGGTGTAATACCGAGAGAAAGAGATGAATTAGTTAAATTAGCTGGAGTAGGTCGTAAAACAGCAAACGTTGTGATCTCGGTGGCATTTGGCACCCCAGCTATTGCAGTTGATACCCATGTTGAACGAGTGAGTAAGCGCTTAGGAATTTGTAAATGGAAAGACTCAGTACTAGAAGTTGAAAATACATTAATGCGAAAAATTCCAAAACATCTTTGGTCGGATACTCATCACCGTTTTATCTTTTTTGGTAGATACCATTGCAAAGCTCAATCACCTCAATGTGAAATTTGCCCACTGTTGCACTTATGTAGAGAAGGGAAGAAGCGCTTAAAAGGAGGAAAAGATGAAAAAAATTAGAATTCCTGAAGCGTTCGTACTTGCCCCTTTTTTTTATGAACATGAAGAAATTCAATTTAATCAGGGTGCAGAATTTATTGATATGATAAATGATGAACCACTCATTTTTGATGTATTGCATTATTTATCCGAGGATCATTTAAAACCCTGGCTAGATAAAAACGTATATATTCCTCAGTTACTAGAGGATTGGCAGAAAACTGAGCCGTTAATTATCAATTTTTTTCAGGTACGCGACCGAAAAGGGGCGTTAGAGCCTATGACACGAATGGTTAAGCTCTTTTTAGCATTTCTTTTCTGGACGAATAATCAACCTGTACCTAATCTAAAGAACCTTATCGCCTCAATTAATGAACTAAAAGTTAAGCCAGTTAATAGTGAGGAAAGAATTGGCTATATTCTATCAGCACCCAATCATCATCATGCTTATACGCAATTGAAACAGCTATTTATTGAGCAACAAAAAAATATGCAATTATAAAACAAAATAAAAGATAGAAAAAAGCGCAAGGCATTATGCCTTACGCTTTTTCATTATTCGTTTTCAGTCTCATCATTATCATCGTTTTCGCCACTAACGTCCCCATCATCGTCGTCATCATCATCATCGTCATCTCCGCCACCAATAATATCTATTGGGTCAGGAATTGTAATAATTGGTTCTTCTTCTTCTTCAACTTGTTTCATTGGAACCACAATTGATAATTCAATTGGATCACTTCTTAACTGGTCGTTTAAAGTGGAGACAGTTACTAGTCTAAAACGGTAAAGTGCATCATCTTGGGGATTAAAGATGATATGTTGCATTTCATCTGAAAGAGAAAGGACTGAATACGCCCCATCATTTATGGACACCTGTAGTTCAAACAAGTGGTTTTGACGTCCTTCATCTGGGAAAGTCCAAGTTAAAATTATTTGGTCTGTAAGTTCATGGAATTCTCCCATAAAGTCCTGAGGTGCCATTGGTTTTGCAAAAACCTCCGATACCTCTGTGGGTTCTGTTCCTTTGACAAAGTATTCGTAAATGATCTCATCTTTCGGTGTTGTCGGACTTGGAAGTAAACCAGTAGATTTTTCAACACCAACTCGAACTACACTGCTTGGCTGTGTAAAGTCGGGAGTTTCTTTTCCTTTTGAAATTTCAGCCATCAATTCTTTAAAGAGATATTTGGCAACGTGTTCACTATGACCATCGTACTTTAGATACCCATCCTCTGGTGTATCATAGCCGGTCCAGACAGCGATCGAGTAGTTGGTCGTATAACCTGCAAACCAAATATCTTTCGCGCCATTTGTAATGTTATAACGCTTTTTCTCTTCTTCGTCAAAGTTAGAGGTACCTGTTTTACCAGCCATTGGAAGCCCATCTACTTTGGCACGTGGACCCGTACCTGCTGGACCTACTGCAGATTTAAGCATATCTGTTACCATAAACGCTGTATAATCACTCATTGCTACTTCAGAGTCAGGTGCTAAATTAATGGTTCTTCCATCAGGGAAAACAACTTTTTTAACTGTATGTGGTTTGTGGTAGACACCTTCATTTCCGAAGGCTGCATACGCTCCTGCAAGTTCTAAAGTTGAAAATCCATTTGTAAAACCACCAAGAGAATACGATTCTTCAATTGTATCTAATGGGATCCCTAGTCCTTTTCCGAATTCAGCAGCCTTATCAATCCCGACAGCTTGAAATGCTTTTAAAGCCGGGATGTTTAATGATTTCTGCAATGCGTAACGCATTGATACATCACCAGAATAACGACCGTTAAAGTTTCTTATAGGTACACCGTTTGAGTACTGATGCGGTTCATCTTTAATTTGGTGGTATGTCGACCACTTTAGATGTTCAATGGCCGGGCCATAATCTAAGATCGGTTTAATCGTTGAACCAGGCGATCGACGTGAGTCTGTTGCCCAGCTAAAGCCACGTTTGATTTTGTCTTTTTGGCGGCCACCACCAATAGCTTTTATTTCCCCAGTCTTCGTATCGACTACCGTAATTCCAGCTTGGAAAGCTTCGTCAGGGAAAGTAATAATATCGGTTTGTAATAGCTTCTCTGTATATGCTTGCGCTTCTTGGTCAAGTGTTGTATAAATTTTTAAACCACCAGTATAAATGTCATTTGAAGTAATTCCTTCAATTGCTTCAACTTCTTTAAGAACTTGGTCTAGAAATGACTGGTACGGATAAGAATTTTTTTCGGACCGCTTTAATTGTTCTTCAATTTTCACTGCTTTTGCTGTTTCTGCTTCAGCAGCGGTAATCTTTCCATGGCGTTCCATTAGGGTAATTACAATATTTCTGCGTTTTTGTGCCTCTTCTGGATTGTTAAAAGGATTAAAGAAATTTGGGCGCTGAGGGATACCAGCTAAAAGTGCAACATCTTCAATTGCTAATTCGTCTAACGTTTTACTAAAGTAGCGATCAGCTGCCTCAACAACACCCCAGGCTCCTTCTGAAAAGAAAATCGCATTTAAATACATTTCTAAAATTTGATCTTTTGAGTAAGACTGTTCTAATTTAATTGCCATGTATTGTTCTTGTAATTTCCGAGTGACCTTTTTTTCAGAAGTTAAGAATAAGTTCTTAACTACCTGTTGGGTGATTGTACTTGCACCTTCAGCACCAAAGCCACCAGTAACATTTGCTCGAACAGCACCACCGATTCGGCGAATGTCAATTCCAAAGTGTTCGCGAAAGCGCACATCTTCAACCGAAATAAAAGCATCTTCTAACAACTGTGGTATATCTAAAATGCTAGCTGAGCGACGGTTCTCTGATGCACTTAACGTAGTAAAGAGTTCATCATTTTGGTCAAATATTTCTGGGTTATTAGCTAATCTTAGCTTACTAGGGTCAAGTGGTGGCGCATCTTTAATGATTGAAAAAACTGTTATGCCACCAGCTACTACCAAAATAGCCATGAAAATTGAAAATGCAATTAAGATTTTTTTCATCATACCTTTTTTCTTGCCTGAATTATTCTTGTTTGATTCCTTAACTTTACGACGACCTTGCCTTGTACGTAAATCTTCTGACATGATCCATCTTCCTTTCGATTTATGAAAAATAAACTTCTTCTACAACAGATAAATAGTCGATACGAGGGTAAAGTCCAAGTGGTATCGCGTGCCCTAGAACTTCTATCTCTTTTTGGGAATGGATTTGCGACTACTTTCTTGATTTAACCAAAATGCACATAAGTGATTAGCATCCAATAAATAAACTTCATTAGTTATTGAAAACCTAAGTATAGAAAAGCAAATGCCTTTTTGAGTAAGAACTTGTCTCATGTGCTCTATTTGATGTTTATGAAAGTTCTTCAAAGGAAATGACGTCTTATTTCTAGTTTCCTTTGCCTCAAAATCAATATACTTCCCTTTAAATACACCATTATAGTCTGTGGTTGAGGCTTGTTGAAAATAGGCTTCTTTAACCACTGCAGCACTTCTTTTTGGATAATCTACTTTTACAATTTGCAGTGGAGTAGGTTTTTTATGAATAACCGCACTCCCTTTTGCCAAATAATATTCGTTAGAGTTATTAATATCTTCTTCAAGACTCATTCCGCGATTGCCATAGGAGATATTGTTTGGTAATTTTTTTTGTTGATTACTTGTTTTGTGCACTGGAGAATATACTTTTCCATTTGGATAACGTATTGTCATTTGCTGCACCCTTTACAAAGCGAACTCGTAATAATCCTTATTACATCATTAAATCATACCATAATTTCATAAAGCTGAATAGACTTGTGATCCAGGAGCTGGCGCCATGACTATATACTCATTATCGTCTTCAGAGAAAGAACTTATAAGAAAAGTTTACAAAGAAATCGAAGCAGGTAATATAGATAATATTTCACGTACCGTATTTTATGAGCAGTTTTATTTAAGGAACAAAGAAATTATTTGGGCCTTTTTAGCAAGTTTCGTGTCGAGAAATGCCGGGTGGAATATGACTGATTTAGAGGGGGACCTGTTTCGTGAGTTAATCCCACAGAATTATCGGGAAATTTTATTTTTAACCTACGAACGAGCGAATTGGCTAATCTTTTCCGATGCGTATCCGCAGTTACTTATCTACGAAATTTCTAAACGAGAGGGAAAGCCGTTATTTCATTTACTGAAATTCTTTCACATATCAAAATATATTGAAGTTGAATGGCAGAGGTTTTGGCGTGATAAAGATGTTGAGCGATTATGTAAAGCGCTTATTGTTAATGAGCAGCATGTCATACAAAAACCAGTGATCGAGGATTCCTTTTATAAAGCTAAAGTATTTCGAAGTTTGCCATTTATAGCTGAAGATAAATTACATTTTAGTACTGTTCTCTTTCCGACACTTGATGGAAGACTCTACGGGTATTCAGTGCATGGGTTTACTAAAGTGAAAAATAGAATTGAACTTGGAAAAAGACTTAATTGGTTATTGTTTCATTCAAATGAAAAAGAGAAAATTCGTGAATTTGCAGCTCAAGTAAATCATACGGGTTCAAGATATGATTACGAAAAATTTGTAAAAAAAGTAGCTAGAAAACGTACTCCGACCTTGAAATCGACCTTTCCGGTAATTCACCACCATCGAGGTGAATATAGAGACTGGTTTTCTAAAAAAGATGCCCGAAAAGTTGAAAATTACCTGAAGGAGCCGACATTAATAGGCGATTACGATTTAACAGATTGGTACTATCAAAAACAACAGCAGCTTCAACTAGCTGCAAAAATTGAACAGAAATTACTAAACTTAATTAAGTAAGACGACCTAAAAGCAACAAATTTACGAAAACGAAAAAAGGCTTAAATAAAAAGAGGCAAACACATAAGTGTTTGCCTCTTTGCTGGCTCAAGATCATTCTGCTGGGCGATCTGGGCCTCCTAACTTCTTATCACCATAGCCAGGTTTATTTTCTACAACTCTTTGTTTTTCGTTTTTTGATGCTTTTTTCATTTGTTCTTTACTGCGTTTTGCCATTAGTTCTCACCCCCTTAAGAGAGGTTATTTACAAGCTAAGTTTCCCCTTGATGTTGAAATTTCATGTAAGTGATTATTTTTTTTGCCATAATTACACTTTCTTTGACGAACGAAAACTAGTTTTGTCAGGGTTGAAGGGATTAAAAAAAATGAAAAGAATAACCTATATAAATTAGTTTTGAAAGGGGTAGCGTTATGGAAAAAATACTTAAAACAAAAGAGGTTTCTGAGGAGTTAGGTGTCAATCCAACAACGGTTCAAAGGTGGATTAAATACTTTGACATCCCATGTAAAACGAATGAACTTGGTCATTACTTAATCGCAGAACAGGAGCTAAATACGCTTCAAAATATAAAAGAACGACTGAATAGAGGTTTTACAATGAAGGAAATTCGTGAGAAAAATGATCCAGTACAAGTTGTGAAGGAGAAAAAAGAAAAGATGATAGCAACCAATATTCTTGAGGATAAACTAGAACAACTAATGATTCATATAGAGCAACTTGAAAGAAAACTTTCTGTGAAGGCAGATGAAGTGGTGGAATATCAAGTTTTACAACATCGTAATGAGCTTGACAACTTATTTACAATGATAACAAAAATCGATGAACGTATGAATCGAATTGAACAACAGTTACCTGTAATTACACAGAAGGTTGTTGGTGGAAGTGAACATAATGTTCCTGAACAATTGAAAAAACCACGTAAAAATAAATTGATGAGAATCTTTTCTTTCTAGATTTAAAATACTCTCTAGACACCATTTAGCCCCTTTCAGTAAAATGGTATAAAAAGAAGTGTGGTGGTTCCAATGTTAAAACATATAGTTACTAGTGAGTGGCTTACACAACACATTGATGATTCAAAAGTAAAGATTTTAGACTGCCGTTTTGAGTTAGGCAGTCCCTTTGCAGGGTTTGAAGCTTATTTGAAAGACCATATTCCAAATGCGATTTATGTTGACCTGGAAAAGGACATGTCTAGTTCTGTGAAAGATCATGGTGGGCGACACCCGCTTCCAAACCTTGAGGATTTTATTGCTAAATTGGGGGCAATTGGTATTGACGAGACGGTAACAGTTGTTGCTTATGATGATCAAGGGGGAGCAATGGCTTCAAGATTATGGTGGCTACTCAAATATATTGGCCATGGAGAAGTTTTTGTATTAGACATTCCCTATTCAACTTGGAAAAATAAAGGTTACAAGGTGGAAGCCTCTATTCCTCTAGTGGATAAGGTTCATTTTACCCCTATTCTTAATGAAACTATGCTTTGTTCTGTGGAAGAGGTTAACAAAGCTACTAATAGCGATCAAGTAGTACTTATTGATAGTCGTGATCGCCTGCGCTACTTAGGGATCGAAGAACCAATTGATAAAAAAGCTGGGCACATTCCATCAGCTGTAAATTATTTTTGGAAAGACTGTTTAACGAATACCGGGCATTGGCAAACGCAAGCTCAACAAGAAGAGAGATTTAAAGAGATTGATAAGAATAAAGAGATCATTGTTTATTGTGGCTCAGGGGTTACAGCTTGTCCAAATGTGTTGGCTTTAAAGTCTTTAGGTTATAAAAATGTTAAGCTGTATTTAGGTAGTTGGAGTGATTGGATATCATATCCAGAGAATAAGGTAAGTAAATAGAATTAATAATAACAGCATGAATAAGTAGCTGTTTGTTTAAACGTATGATTACTATACTATAAGATAACGACTTCCTAATAGGGTTGTTATCTTTTTTTTATTCACTTTACTTTGGTTATCTTTTAATTTCTCTAAAGTATTTTTTTCAGAAATAAAACCGATAATGGAGAAAAGACTCCTTGAGGTGATTAAATGAATTACAAATTATTTTTTTCAATCATACTGTTGCATATTGTATTTATTCTTGGAGGATATTTTGTCTTACAGTATGCAATTTTCCTAATTCTCTCACAAACACTATCTGTCCATTTAATTGGATACTTATTTTTATTTCTCTTTCTTGGAATTTGTGTATTGATCCATTATTTGGTAGTTGATATTTATGGAAACAAAATTTCACCAAGAAAAAAATGGGCGTTTAGTCTTACTGGAATGTGCTTTTCTTCCTTTGTTGCATTTTTATTTTTAGCATTTTTATTTTAACTCTTGAACGGGTGTAGCTATTTGCTCAGAGAGGGGAGCGAGACAATGTACAATCTTTTGTTCCAATTGAAAAAACGGTTCCCAGAAGGAACCGTTTTAATTAATCTTTATTCAGCTGGAGGGGTGAATGTGCGAGTTGCAAATTCATTGTCTAACATAAAGAATGCATTGCTGTCATTTTCAATACGTTTTAATTTTTGAATGATTGTATCGAAACTTGCTTCTTCTTCGACTTGCTCTTCAATAAACCATTTTAAGAACGTCATCGTTGCATGCTCTCGTTCATTTAACGCAATATCAGCTAAGTTGTAGATTTTTTTAGTGACAAGCTTTTCGTGAGCTAAGCCTTTTTCAAAGGCATCGAGCATCGATTTATATTCATTACTAGGATTTTCAAAACCAGTAATAATTGCGCGGTGGCCGATATCGTTAATAAAATTAAAAAACTTCATTGCATGAAATCTTTCTTCTTCCGCTTGAACGATAAAGAAATTAGCAAAGCCATCAAGGCTTTCAGCCGAGCAATAGGCAGCCATAGCTAAGTACACTTGTGCTGATTCAAATTCAAAGTTCATTTGTTCGTTTAATGCTTTTACTAAATTTTCACTGACCATTTAAAACTCCCCTTAAAAAAATCTTTTTTTAAGTATATCATACCGGTAACTTCGTTAAAACTTTTCGATATCGAAAACCCGAAATCCTTCTCTTTCTAACTTTTGAACAATTTCATGAAACTGCTTTTCTGTAGTATTCTTCGGAAGAGTTACAATCACTCGTCTTAAGAAGGTACTTTCATTATCTAGTGTTAGTAAACTTTGGATATTACAGTATTTTTTTATAATTGTTACAATATTTTTTAAAGCACCTTGATATTCATGGGTAGAAATCGTTAAGGCATAACTACCAGTTTTTAATCCCCAAGAGTCCTCTAATAAAGACATGACATTTGCATGTGTTAAGATACCAGCAAAATCACCATTTTCCTTTAAAACAGCCACATATGGGTATTTTTTTATGGTAAAGAAAATTTTGAAGAACGAAGAGTTTTCATATGTAAAGATGTCCTCTTCTCTCACTAATTTAGTAATACTGTCTATAATTGACCCTTCTTGTTTTACCATATACTCATAAATGCGAGATTTATAAATATTGCCAAGGAATTTCTTGTTTCTTTATCTAAAACTGGAATGCAGCGGTACCCTGTTTTCTTCGAGCATTTCTAAAGCTTCTTGAATTGTAAATGCTTCAGTACAAACTTTAACATCTTTCTTTGGTATTGCGTTGTACTTAATTTGCATAAGGAAAACCTCCTATTTTTTTAAGGTATATCTATATTATACTAGATAGATAGTGGTAATTCCTGCTTAATGCAAGAACGATTTATGAACTTTGGGACAGGAATGATAATAATCCTTTTTGAAACTAAAAATCCTTGTTCCTTTATTCGCGGTGTTACAGAGCGAATAAATTCATTATTTAGTTCGATCTTCAGGATAATATTCCTCAAAATCAATATTAACTGCAAAATAACCTTTTCAGTAAGAGGCGTTAATAAATTATTGATGAAACTCTCCTTCGTAGCTTCATTAGTAAACAACTTCCTCGTAATATCGGGCGAGAATACTTCCCCAGTAAAATTCGTAAGGACAAGAATTGTACTGCATTAGTATTTTCTGGTGCAATTTCTTAAAGGTTTGCGATCCTAAGAAATAATTTGTAAGATAAAATTAGGATAAAGTGAGGGAGATTATAAAATGATCAAACTACAGTTTTTAGGGACATGTGCAGGGATTCCGTCAAAAGCACGGAATGTTAGTTCATTAGTGCTTCAAATGCTTCAGTATGAAAATGAATGTTGGATGTTTGACTGTGGTGAGGGAACTCAACATCAATTACTCCATTCATCAATTACTCTTAGCAAAATTAATAAGATTTTTATAACCCATTTACATGGAGACCATATTTATGGCCTGCCAGGTTTGTTGGGAAGCCGCTCATTTCAGGGGGCAAAAGACTTACTTCAAGTATATGGGCCAAAAGGAATAAAGGAATTCATTGAAACGACCTTACTTATTTCAAACACCTTTGTTCGCTATCCTTTAGAAATAGTTGAAATAGATGAAGGCGAATTTCTCAAAACCGAATATTTTACTTTTGAAGCAATAAAACTTGAACATGGCATACAGTCGTTTGGGTTTCGAATTATAGAAAAAGATGCTCCAGGAGCATTAGATGTAGAGAGGTTAAAGGAAATTGGTGTTACTCCAGGTCCACTTTTTAAAAAATAAAGGGTGGTGAAAAGGTCGTACTGGATAATGGCCAAGTAGTGAACGGTGCTGATTTTGTTGGTCCTGAAAAAAAGGGGAAAATTATTGCGATCGCTGGTGACACAAGATTGACCGATAATCAAACGTCTTAGCTCATCATGCTGATATTTTAATCATGAAGCCACCTTTCTTGATAAGGATGAACTGTTAGCATACGAACACTTTCATTCTACGGCGAAAGAAGCTGCATTGTTGGCTAAGAGAAATGATGTTAAAGTGTTGTTTCTTAATCATATTAGCTCAAGATATTGTAATAGAACTGAAGAGTTACTCGAAGA comes from the Anaerobacillus sp. CMMVII genome and includes:
- a CDS encoding DnaD domain-containing protein; translation: MDRKMMINWINEGTVSIPSRLIQDYKKLKLTESEVMLLIHVYSFLQQGTSFPTPEILANRMSHSEADSMQMLQSLMKRGFLELQETKDENNSISEAFSLAPLWDKLIMLSYEQKEEKQVAAKADDERTLYHLFEGEFGRPLSPMECELINIWLDQESYNPNLIKAALMESVVSGKRNLRYIDRILIEWNKNGVKTVKEAKEYGEKFRNHQYKSTTPTQAEPKKKFPSYNWLKD
- the nth gene encoding endonuclease III, whose protein sequence is MLTKKKIEEEVLVQMEKMFPEAHCELNHENPFELTIAVLLSAQCTDVLVNKVTKDLFQKYKTPEDYLAVPLEELENDIRRIGLYRNKAKNIKKLSQALIEEYGGVIPRERDELVKLAGVGRKTANVVISVAFGTPAIAVDTHVERVSKRLGICKWKDSVLEVENTLMRKIPKHLWSDTHHRFIFFGRYHCKAQSPQCEICPLLHLCREGKKRLKGGKDEKN
- a CDS encoding YpoC family protein; translated protein: MKKIRIPEAFVLAPFFYEHEEIQFNQGAEFIDMINDEPLIFDVLHYLSEDHLKPWLDKNVYIPQLLEDWQKTEPLIINFFQVRDRKGALEPMTRMVKLFLAFLFWTNNQPVPNLKNLIASINELKVKPVNSEERIGYILSAPNHHHAYTQLKQLFIEQQKNMQL
- a CDS encoding transglycosylase domain-containing protein, giving the protein MSEDLRTRQGRRKVKESNKNNSGKKKGMMKKILIAFSIFMAILVVAGGITVFSIIKDAPPLDPSKLRLANNPEIFDQNDELFTTLSASENRRSASILDIPQLLEDAFISVEDVRFREHFGIDIRRIGGAVRANVTGGFGAEGASTITQQVVKNLFLTSEKKVTRKLQEQYMAIKLEQSYSKDQILEMYLNAIFFSEGAWGVVEAADRYFSKTLDELAIEDVALLAGIPQRPNFFNPFNNPEEAQKRRNIVITLMERHGKITAAEAETAKAVKIEEQLKRSEKNSYPYQSFLDQVLKEVEAIEGITSNDIYTGGLKIYTTLDQEAQAYTEKLLQTDIITFPDEAFQAGITVVDTKTGEIKAIGGGRQKDKIKRGFSWATDSRRSPGSTIKPILDYGPAIEHLKWSTYHQIKDEPHQYSNGVPIRNFNGRYSGDVSMRYALQKSLNIPALKAFQAVGIDKAAEFGKGLGIPLDTIEESYSLGGFTNGFSTLELAGAYAAFGNEGVYHKPHTVKKVVFPDGRTINLAPDSEVAMSDYTAFMVTDMLKSAVGPAGTGPRAKVDGLPMAGKTGTSNFDEEEKKRYNITNGAKDIWFAGYTTNYSIAVWTGYDTPEDGYLKYDGHSEHVAKYLFKELMAEISKGKETPDFTQPSSVVRVGVEKSTGLLPSPTTPKDEIIYEYFVKGTEPTEVSEVFAKPMAPQDFMGEFHELTDQIILTWTFPDEGRQNHLFELQVSINDGAYSVLSLSDEMQHIIFNPQDDALYRFRLVTVSTLNDQLRSDPIELSIVVPMKQVEEEEEPIITIPDPIDIIGGGDDDDDDDDDDGDVSGENDDNDETENE
- a CDS encoding DUF2515 domain-containing protein translates to MTIYSLSSSEKELIRKVYKEIEAGNIDNISRTVFYEQFYLRNKEIIWAFLASFVSRNAGWNMTDLEGDLFRELIPQNYREILFLTYERANWLIFSDAYPQLLIYEISKREGKPLFHLLKFFHISKYIEVEWQRFWRDKDVERLCKALIVNEQHVIQKPVIEDSFYKAKVFRSLPFIAEDKLHFSTVLFPTLDGRLYGYSVHGFTKVKNRIELGKRLNWLLFHSNEKEKIREFAAQVNHTGSRYDYEKFVKKVARKRTPTLKSTFPVIHHHRGEYRDWFSKKDARKVENYLKEPTLIGDYDLTDWYYQKQQQLQLAAKIEQKLLNLIK
- the racA gene encoding chromosome-anchoring protein RacA, which translates into the protein MEKILKTKEVSEELGVNPTTVQRWIKYFDIPCKTNELGHYLIAEQELNTLQNIKERLNRGFTMKEIREKNDPVQVVKEKKEKMIATNILEDKLEQLMIHIEQLERKLSVKADEVVEYQVLQHRNELDNLFTMITKIDERMNRIEQQLPVITQKVVGGSEHNVPEQLKKPRKNKLMRIFSF
- a CDS encoding sulfurtransferase, with the translated sequence MLKHIVTSEWLTQHIDDSKVKILDCRFELGSPFAGFEAYLKDHIPNAIYVDLEKDMSSSVKDHGGRHPLPNLEDFIAKLGAIGIDETVTVVAYDDQGGAMASRLWWLLKYIGHGEVFVLDIPYSTWKNKGYKVEASIPLVDKVHFTPILNETMLCSVEEVNKATNSDQVVLIDSRDRLRYLGIEEPIDKKAGHIPSAVNYFWKDCLTNTGHWQTQAQQEERFKEIDKNKEIIVYCGSGVTACPNVLALKSLGYKNVKLYLGSWSDWISYPENKVSK
- a CDS encoding ferritin — encoded protein: MVSENLVKALNEQMNFEFESAQVYLAMAAYCSAESLDGFANFFIVQAEEERFHAMKFFNFINDIGHRAIITGFENPSNEYKSMLDAFEKGLAHEKLVTKKIYNLADIALNEREHATMTFLKWFIEEQVEEEASFDTIIQKLKRIENDSNAFFMLDNEFATRTFTPPAE